ATCCCCTACGGGCTACCAAGTTTTTTAGAAGAGATATTATGGCTAACCACAAGTCAGCACTTAAGAGAATTCGCAGCACGGAAACCCGACGTCTCCACAATCGTTACTACCACAGAACGATGCGTAACGCATTACGTGAGTTCCGCGCTATGACCGATAAAAAAGGAA
The Flavobacteriales bacterium genome window above contains:
- the rpsT gene encoding 30S ribosomal protein S20, whose protein sequence is MANHKSALKRIRSTETRRLHNRYYHRTMRNALREFRAMTDKKGMEERYPKIASMIDRLAKNNVIHKKKAANLKSSMMNQIANA